One segment of Phaeacidiphilus oryzae TH49 DNA contains the following:
- a CDS encoding histidinol-phosphate transaminase has translation MTDRTTTIDDLPIRDELRGKSPYGAPQLDVPVRLNTNENPYPLPEPLVARIAERVAEAARELNRYPDRDAVELRTALAAYLTRTTDFPVRLENVWAANGSNEVIQQLLQTFGGPGRSAMGYAPTYQMHDLISRGTGTRWLPGPRRDDFTIDLDEARRSIETERPDVLFLCSPNNPTGTALDPETVLALHDAAQAVKPTMVIVDEAYGEFSHHRSLVPLIEGRPHLVVTRTMSKAFGAAGLRLGYLAADPAVVDAVQLVRLPYHLSSVNQATALAALEFTDTLLGYVEQLKGERDRVVAELRSLGLAVTESDANFVQFGVFADAQAAWQALLDRGVLVRNLGVAGRLRVSTGTPEENDAFLDALRSVLKEPEGAVS, from the coding sequence AGCTGCGCGGCAAGTCCCCTTACGGCGCCCCGCAGTTGGACGTCCCCGTCCGGCTGAACACCAACGAGAACCCGTACCCGCTGCCCGAGCCGCTGGTGGCGCGGATCGCCGAGCGGGTCGCCGAGGCGGCCCGCGAGCTCAACCGCTACCCGGACCGGGACGCCGTCGAGCTGCGCACCGCGCTGGCCGCGTACCTGACCCGGACCACGGACTTCCCGGTCCGGCTGGAGAACGTCTGGGCGGCCAACGGCTCCAACGAGGTCATCCAGCAGCTGCTGCAGACCTTCGGCGGTCCTGGCCGCTCGGCCATGGGCTACGCCCCCACCTACCAGATGCACGACCTCATCTCGCGCGGCACCGGCACCCGCTGGCTGCCGGGGCCGCGCCGGGACGACTTCACCATCGACCTGGACGAGGCCCGCCGCTCGATCGAGACCGAGCGGCCCGACGTCCTCTTCCTCTGCTCGCCGAACAACCCCACCGGGACGGCCCTCGACCCGGAGACCGTCCTCGCGCTGCACGACGCCGCTCAGGCGGTCAAGCCGACCATGGTGATCGTCGACGAGGCCTACGGGGAGTTCTCCCACCACCGCTCGCTGGTGCCGCTGATCGAGGGCCGGCCGCATCTGGTGGTCACCCGCACCATGTCCAAGGCCTTCGGCGCGGCCGGCCTGCGCCTCGGCTATCTGGCCGCCGACCCGGCGGTGGTGGACGCGGTGCAGCTGGTCCGGCTGCCGTACCACCTCTCCTCGGTGAACCAGGCGACCGCGCTGGCCGCCCTGGAGTTCACCGACACCCTGCTCGGCTACGTCGAGCAGCTGAAGGGCGAGCGCGACCGGGTGGTCGCGGAGCTGCGCTCGCTCGGCCTTGCCGTCACCGAGTCGGACGCCAACTTCGTCCAGTTCGGCGTCTTCGCCGACGCGCAGGCCGCCTGGCAGGCGCTGCTGGACCGCGGGGTGCTGGTCCGCAACCTCGGTGTGGCCGGCAGGCTGCGGGTCAGCACCGGGACCCCCGAGGAGAACGACGCCTTCCTGGACGCCCTCCGCAGCGTCCTCAAGGAGCCCGAAGGAGCAGTGAGTTGA
- the hisB gene encoding imidazoleglycerol-phosphate dehydratase HisB, which produces MLNRVGKVERTTKETSVSVEIDLDGTGQVNVHTGVGFYDHMLDQLGRHGLFDLTVKTDGDLHIDTHHTIEDTALALGAAFRQALGDKKGIYRFGDCTVPLDESLAQVTVDLSGRPYLVHTEPENMAPMIGTYDTTMTRHILESFVAQAQIALHVHVPYGRNAHHIVECQFKALARALRYASERDPRAEGLIPSTKGAL; this is translated from the coding sequence ATGCTTAACCGAGTGGGCAAGGTGGAGCGCACCACCAAGGAGACCTCGGTCTCGGTCGAGATCGACCTCGACGGCACCGGCCAGGTCAACGTCCACACCGGCGTCGGCTTCTACGACCACATGCTCGACCAGCTCGGCCGGCACGGGCTCTTCGACCTCACCGTGAAGACCGACGGCGACCTCCACATCGACACCCACCACACCATCGAGGACACCGCCCTCGCCCTCGGCGCCGCCTTCCGGCAGGCGCTCGGCGACAAGAAGGGCATCTACCGCTTCGGCGACTGCACCGTCCCGCTGGACGAGTCGCTCGCCCAGGTCACCGTCGACCTCTCCGGCCGGCCGTACCTGGTGCACACCGAGCCGGAGAACATGGCCCCGATGATCGGGACCTACGACACCACGATGACCCGGCACATCCTGGAGTCCTTCGTGGCGCAGGCGCAGATCGCCCTCCACGTCCACGTCCCGTACGGGCGCAACGCCCACCACATCGTCGAGTGCCAGTTCAAGGCGCTCGCCCGGGCGCTGCGGTACGCGTCGGAACGCGACCCGCGCGCCGAAGGCCTCATCCCCTCCACCAAGGGCGCCCTGTGA
- the hisH gene encoding imidazole glycerol phosphate synthase subunit HisH — protein MAKRVVVLDYGSGNVRSAQRALERVGAEAEVTSDFQAGLDADGLLVPGVGAFAACMAGLRSVKGDRLIGRRLAGGRPVLGICVGMQILFARGVEHGVESEGCDEWPGTVEHLEAPVVPHMGWNTVQAPEESRLFAGLDADTRFYFVHSYGVRKWELEPAAHLRPPLVSWTEHGTPFVSAVENGPLSATQFHPEKSGDAGAELLRNWLNTF, from the coding sequence ATGGCTAAGCGCGTGGTCGTCCTCGACTACGGCTCGGGCAACGTGCGCTCCGCGCAGCGGGCGCTGGAGCGCGTCGGCGCGGAGGCCGAGGTGACCTCCGACTTCCAGGCCGGGCTGGACGCCGACGGGCTGCTGGTCCCCGGCGTGGGCGCGTTCGCCGCCTGCATGGCCGGACTGCGGTCGGTCAAGGGCGACCGGCTGATCGGCCGCCGGCTGGCCGGCGGCCGCCCGGTCCTCGGCATCTGCGTCGGGATGCAGATCCTCTTCGCCCGCGGCGTCGAGCACGGGGTGGAGTCCGAGGGCTGCGACGAGTGGCCCGGCACGGTCGAGCACCTGGAGGCGCCGGTCGTCCCGCACATGGGCTGGAACACCGTCCAGGCCCCGGAGGAGAGCAGGCTCTTCGCCGGCCTGGACGCCGACACCCGCTTCTACTTCGTCCACTCCTACGGGGTGCGGAAGTGGGAGCTGGAGCCGGCCGCCCACCTCAGGCCGCCGCTGGTGAGCTGGACCGAGCACGGCACCCCGTTCGTCTCCGCGGTCGAGAACGGGCCGCTCTCCGCGACCCAGTTCCACCCGGAGAAGTCCGGCGACGCCGGAGCGGAGCTGCTCCGCAACTGGCTGAACACCTTCTGA
- the priA gene encoding bifunctional 1-(5-phosphoribosyl)-5-((5-phosphoribosylamino)methylideneamino)imidazole-4-carboxamide isomerase/phosphoribosylanthranilate isomerase PriA, whose translation MSKLILLPAVDVRDGQAVRLVKGASGSETSYGDPLAAALDWQSQGAEWVHLVDLDAAFGTGSNYELLKEVTGRLDVRVELSGGIRDDESLNRALATGCARVNLGTAALEAPEWVAKAIAEHGDRIAVGLDVVGTTLRGRGWTSEGGDLFEALARLDREGCARYVVTDVDKDGMLSGPNLDLYRRVCSATDRPVVASGGVSSLDDLRALHGLVPEGVEGSIVGKALYAQAFTLTEALEAVS comes from the coding sequence ATGAGCAAGCTGATCCTGCTGCCCGCCGTCGACGTCCGGGACGGCCAGGCCGTCCGCCTGGTCAAGGGCGCCTCCGGCTCGGAGACCTCGTACGGCGACCCGCTGGCCGCCGCGCTGGACTGGCAGTCGCAGGGCGCCGAGTGGGTCCATCTGGTCGACCTGGACGCGGCCTTCGGCACCGGCAGCAACTACGAGCTGCTCAAGGAGGTCACCGGCCGTCTCGACGTCAGGGTCGAGCTCTCCGGCGGCATCCGCGACGACGAGTCGCTGAACCGCGCGCTGGCCACCGGCTGCGCCCGGGTCAACCTCGGCACCGCCGCCCTTGAGGCCCCGGAGTGGGTGGCCAAGGCCATCGCCGAGCACGGCGACCGGATCGCGGTCGGCCTCGACGTGGTCGGCACCACCCTCCGCGGGCGCGGCTGGACCAGCGAGGGCGGCGACCTCTTCGAGGCCCTGGCGCGGCTGGACCGCGAGGGCTGCGCCCGCTACGTCGTCACCGACGTGGACAAGGACGGCATGCTCTCCGGCCCCAACCTCGACCTCTACCGGCGGGTGTGCTCGGCCACCGACCGCCCGGTGGTGGCCTCCGGCGGCGTCTCCTCCCTGGACGACCTGCGTGCGCTGCACGGCCTGGTCCCGGAGGGTGTGGAGGGCTCCATCGTGGGCAAGGCCTTGTACGCGCAGGCGTTCACCCTCACCGAGGCACTGGAGGCGGTCTCATGA
- a CDS encoding RidA family protein, with the protein MTDARPGVEGPRGRRVAGFSPWEDEFGYSRAVVAGPFALVSGCTAWDDGRVQHEGDPYEQTRSAFGVAFQALAKLGLEPRHVVRTRMFITHARDADDVGRAHKELFDGVRPAATMVVVNGLIDSRMVVEVEVDAYHPGLTPGQ; encoded by the coding sequence ATGACGGATGCCCGACCGGGAGTCGAAGGACCGCGGGGACGGCGGGTGGCCGGCTTCTCCCCCTGGGAGGACGAGTTCGGCTACTCCCGGGCCGTCGTGGCCGGGCCCTTCGCCCTGGTCTCCGGCTGCACCGCGTGGGACGACGGGCGGGTGCAGCACGAGGGCGACCCGTACGAGCAGACCCGCTCCGCCTTCGGGGTGGCCTTCCAGGCCCTGGCCAAGCTGGGCCTGGAGCCCCGGCATGTGGTCCGCACCCGGATGTTCATCACCCACGCCCGCGACGCCGACGACGTCGGGCGGGCGCACAAGGAACTCTTCGACGGCGTCCGGCCGGCCGCCACCATGGTCGTCGTCAACGGACTGATCGACTCCCGGATGGTGGTCGAGGTGGAGGTCGACGCCTACCACCCCGGCCTGACCCCCGGTCAGTGA
- the hisF gene encoding imidazole glycerol phosphate synthase subunit HisF codes for MSLAVRVIPCLDVDAGRVVKGVNFQNLRDAGDPVEMAKVYDAEGADELVFLDITASSGDRETTYDVVRRTAEQVFIPLTVGGGVRSVDDVDKLLRAGADKVGVNTAAIARPELVREIAERFGNQVLVLSVDARRAPEGTETPSGYEVTTHGGRRGTGLDAVEWAVRAAELGAGEILLNSMDADGTKDGYDIEMIRAVRERVHIPVIASGGAGRLADFPPAIEAGADAVLAASVFHFGDLRVGAVKKELADAGYPVR; via the coding sequence ATGAGCCTCGCCGTACGCGTCATCCCGTGCCTGGACGTCGACGCCGGGCGCGTCGTCAAGGGCGTCAACTTCCAGAACCTGCGGGACGCCGGCGACCCGGTCGAGATGGCCAAGGTGTACGACGCCGAGGGCGCCGACGAGCTGGTCTTCCTGGACATCACCGCCTCTTCCGGCGACCGGGAGACCACCTACGACGTGGTCCGGCGCACCGCCGAGCAGGTCTTCATCCCGCTCACCGTCGGCGGGGGAGTGCGCTCCGTGGACGACGTGGACAAGCTGCTGCGGGCCGGCGCGGACAAGGTCGGCGTGAACACCGCGGCGATCGCCCGGCCCGAGCTGGTCCGGGAGATCGCCGAGCGGTTCGGCAACCAGGTGCTGGTCCTCTCGGTCGACGCCCGCCGGGCCCCCGAGGGGACGGAGACCCCGTCCGGCTACGAGGTCACCACCCACGGCGGTCGCCGCGGTACCGGCCTGGACGCCGTCGAATGGGCGGTCAGGGCCGCCGAGCTGGGCGCCGGCGAGATCCTCCTCAACTCGATGGACGCGGACGGCACCAAGGACGGCTACGACATCGAGATGATCCGCGCGGTGCGCGAGCGGGTGCACATCCCGGTGATCGCCTCCGGCGGCGCCGGCCGGCTGGCCGACTTCCCGCCGGCCATCGAGGCCGGTGCGGACGCGGTGCTGGCCGCCAGCGTCTTCCACTTCGGCGACCTCCGCGTCGGCGCGGTCAAGAAGGAACTCGCCGACGCCGGCTACCCCGTCCGCTGA
- a CDS encoding response regulator transcription factor: protein MRVVIAEDLFLLREGLVNLLTAHGFTVAAAVTSGPELRRALAEEELDVAVVDVRLPPTFTDEGLQAALEARRARPGLPVLVLSQHVEQLYARELLADGAGGIGYLLKDRVVGVEEFVAAVRRVAEGGTAMDPEVVAKLLGGRRRDDPLATLTPREREVLGLMAEGCSNAAIAGRLFVSESAVGKHSASIFGKLGIGASDDTNRRVLAVLAYLNGSA, encoded by the coding sequence TTGCGTGTTGTCATCGCCGAGGACCTCTTCCTCCTCCGGGAAGGGCTCGTCAACCTCCTGACCGCGCACGGCTTCACCGTCGCCGCCGCGGTGACCAGCGGGCCCGAGCTGCGGCGGGCGCTGGCCGAGGAGGAGCTGGACGTGGCCGTGGTGGACGTCCGGCTGCCGCCCACCTTCACCGACGAGGGCCTGCAGGCGGCCCTGGAGGCGCGGCGGGCGCGGCCGGGGCTGCCGGTGCTGGTGCTCTCCCAGCACGTGGAGCAGTTGTACGCGCGCGAGCTGCTGGCGGACGGCGCGGGCGGGATCGGCTATCTCCTCAAGGACCGGGTGGTCGGCGTCGAGGAGTTCGTGGCGGCGGTGCGGCGGGTGGCCGAGGGCGGGACGGCGATGGATCCGGAGGTCGTCGCCAAGCTGCTGGGCGGACGGCGCCGGGACGACCCGCTGGCGACGCTCACCCCGCGCGAGCGGGAGGTGCTGGGGCTGATGGCGGAGGGCTGCTCGAACGCGGCGATCGCGGGGCGGCTGTTCGTCAGCGAGAGCGCGGTGGGCAAGCACTCCGCGAGCATCTTCGGCAAGCTGGGGATCGGCGCGTCGGACGACACCAACCGGCGGGTGCTGGCGGTGCTGGCCTATCTGAACGGCTCGGCGTAG
- a CDS encoding VC0807 family protein, which translates to MNGTATAQVASGKRAAGPSNKLLLQNLGLNVAGPLAVFYGLRAAGVGLWWAVLASALPPLADAVLTVVRERRIGALGVLVLSMVALGAGLSVLTGSPRFMFAKDGWMTGVVGIVFLATLRGRPIIYRIVSSVTKGGQRAQVERYWQASPTFRRLMRLLTVVWGIGLLIDSGVRVALAYTLPVDSVVLVTTLQYVVLFAGLEIFSRRYGRRPARLAAIRAESGQRDETEEQV; encoded by the coding sequence ATGAACGGGACGGCCACGGCCCAGGTCGCGAGCGGAAAGCGCGCCGCGGGGCCGTCGAACAAGCTGCTGCTGCAGAACCTCGGCCTGAACGTGGCCGGGCCGCTGGCCGTCTTCTACGGCCTGCGGGCGGCCGGGGTGGGCCTCTGGTGGGCGGTGCTGGCGAGCGCCTTGCCGCCGCTGGCGGACGCGGTCCTGACGGTGGTCAGGGAACGGCGGATCGGGGCGCTCGGCGTACTGGTGCTGAGCATGGTGGCGCTGGGCGCGGGGCTCTCGGTGCTGACCGGAAGTCCGCGGTTCATGTTCGCCAAGGACGGCTGGATGACCGGCGTCGTCGGAATCGTCTTCCTGGCGACGCTGCGCGGCCGGCCGATCATCTACCGGATCGTCTCCTCGGTCACCAAGGGCGGGCAGCGCGCCCAGGTGGAGCGCTACTGGCAGGCCTCGCCGACCTTCCGGCGGCTGATGCGGCTGCTCACCGTCGTCTGGGGGATCGGCCTGCTGATCGACTCCGGGGTGCGGGTGGCACTCGCCTACACCCTGCCGGTCGACTCGGTGGTGCTGGTGACGACCCTCCAGTACGTGGTGCTCTTCGCCGGTCTGGAGATCTTCAGCCGCCGCTACGGCCGTCGCCCGGCCCGCCTGGCGGCGATCCGCGCCGAGTCCGGGCAGCGGGACGAGACCGAGGAGCAGGTGTGA
- a CDS encoding SDR family NAD(P)-dependent oxidoreductase, whose amino-acid sequence MRQQREQGQQGRRQVVVVTGAASGIGAAVARHYGALGARVVVADIDEAGGRAVAEEAGGLFVRTDTTSEADNQALIAAAVEAYGGLDLVHLNAGVGDGGQFGEDDYDAERQHRVLAVNLHGVMYGLHAALPALAAHGGGALLVTSSMAGVGMAPFDPVYAATKYAVIGLVRSLAPTWRERGVRINAICPGIVRTPILAPEAIDYVLGQGLAVAEPEEIAASAAEIAAGDTAGQAYVLQAGREPERVEFPRLTLAQMPSLADRAAATSSSAPSSRTSACS is encoded by the coding sequence ATGCGGCAGCAACGAGAGCAGGGGCAGCAGGGGCGGCGGCAGGTGGTCGTGGTCACCGGGGCCGCGAGCGGGATCGGCGCGGCGGTGGCACGGCACTACGGCGCCCTCGGCGCCCGGGTGGTCGTGGCGGACATCGACGAGGCGGGCGGCCGGGCGGTCGCCGAGGAGGCCGGCGGGCTCTTCGTCCGCACCGACACCACCAGCGAGGCCGACAACCAGGCCCTGATCGCCGCCGCCGTCGAGGCCTACGGGGGACTGGACCTGGTCCACCTCAACGCCGGGGTCGGCGACGGCGGCCAGTTCGGCGAGGACGACTACGACGCCGAGCGGCAGCACCGGGTGCTGGCGGTCAACCTCCACGGCGTCATGTACGGCCTCCACGCGGCGCTGCCGGCGCTGGCCGCGCACGGCGGGGGCGCCCTGCTGGTGACCTCCAGCATGGCGGGGGTGGGGATGGCGCCCTTCGACCCGGTGTACGCGGCCACCAAGTACGCGGTGATCGGCCTGGTCCGCTCACTGGCCCCGACCTGGCGGGAGCGGGGCGTGCGGATCAACGCGATCTGCCCCGGCATCGTCCGCACGCCGATCCTCGCCCCCGAGGCGATCGACTACGTCCTCGGGCAGGGCCTGGCGGTCGCCGAGCCCGAGGAGATCGCGGCCTCGGCGGCCGAGATCGCGGCCGGAGACACGGCGGGCCAGGCCTACGTCCTCCAGGCCGGCCGGGAACCGGAGCGGGTGGAGTTCCCCCGGCTGACGTTGGCTCAGATGCCCAGCTTGGCCGACCGGGCGGCGGCGACGTCCTCCTCCGCGCCCTCCAGCCGTACGTCGGCGTGCTCCTGA